The genomic DNA TATTGATGCATATTAAGAAGCTTGCATATGTAGGACAACTGCATTCCTTCCGTTGAGAATGAGGCGAAAGGATATTGCCTAGCTTACTGAATCTTTCATATAGTGTATTCTCAGAGAAAGCCTGCAGTTTAATTTGGTCTCTAAATAATCAGCATAAACACCCAAAGCTCCATGGAATCCTCCAGGAATGGAGAGGTGCTTTTTGCAAGGAGttgcaaccctgttcctggaaatctacGATCCTGAAGACTTTCAGTCCGAACTTATCACAGCACACCTCATCCAACAGCTAGAGCTCTCCCTGAGCCgctaattagtagagtcaggtgggTAAAATTATGGATCGAATGAACGCGGTTGGGGATTAAAGGGTGCTACTTCTATATGTTTCAATATGATAGCCTGAAGATAACCTGAGTAGGATAGGCGTGCAGCAAACGTTAAAATGTCTGCATAGCTAGATGTCCCTTTTTCTGGTGGCAAAAAGTTTGGTTTCATCCTCTGAAGAAATGATCTTGCTACTTACATGTTACTTGCAACCTGTTTTTCAGAACGAGAAATGCCCAACACGCTGCAAGGCAGCTAAAGGAAGGAGGATCCAATAAGTGCTCTATAAACAGAACAGATAGATTATAAAAAAACTCCTTACCTGGACAAGTTCACAGCTACCAGCCTGAAATAAAGAGCCGGTGCTCTGTAACTTGTGCTAGTCCCTGTGAGGTTATCCAGGTAAGGGGTTTTGTGTAATTTTGTGGGTTTGAATAAGATGACAGGGAATTTGTGAAACTTCTCAACAAAGGTCCATGTGAGTTACATGTATGGGACTCACAAGAACGGAGAAACATGCACATCTATTAAATCATGTAATATAAGGGCaggtatttcacaaaatatgtgGTCATACTTGGGGCCAGTCCctattttgacagtgacacattttttgttgttttcgctGTGCTGTCTGGCAAACatacagttgaaataaaacactatGTGCTTaatgtgcagactttcagctttgggaatttttttaaacatttttatttacatccatattgggtgaaccatatAGGAATTACAGTACCTTTAGTACCCACACATTTAAGGGACTTTAAGTAAatggacaaatgaacacaaactgaaataaagtaataatattcaatattttgtttcaaatcatttgcaatcaatgactgcctgcaGTATACGACCAATTGAGATCACCCCtgatgatgctctgccaggcctgtactgcaaccgtcttcagctcctgcttgtttcaggggctatttaccttcagtctggtcttcagcaaatgaaatgcatgctcaattggatatACAATACATATTTGATATACTATACATTGCTTGAACAATCTATGATAATTTGATGCGTCTAGTTTCAAATTATCTGATGAATTAAATTCGGCCTTACTCCATTAAACGTTCATATCTTGGATAACTGCATGCACCCGCTCTGCTATAAAGGGCAGATAAATCGCATGCCAAAACCTGGATCACACTCCTTATATAGACAAAAGGAGGCGGGGCTCTGCCCATGTGAAAATGAACTAAAATAGGTTACAACGAAGCCTACAAAATTACACAAAGTATTTTTATCTTGTGTGCacaagatgaaaatgaaaaaaataaaataaaaataattcagggGCTCCGACGaagcaatatatttttaattcttcTAATGTAACCTCAAAATGAGAGAGAAATTCATAATAAGACTTGAtgattttgaaatgatttaggCTACTTGCTTTCTAATAATGCCGGCACAATGAAACCTTAAATGATATCATTTTTCATGAATTcccataaataatataattaaatgtTTCAGTGCGGTGGCATTATCGAAAAAGTATGTAAATCAAAGGTTTCTTATCAATAAAATCGTCAATTAGTTCCCAATAACTTGTATATTGTAATGGACAAGTGGTTAACATCACAGGACATTTGGGAACGCtatggaaatatttatatttgagtGATTATGTACTGTACAATTATGTATGAAACAATTCAATTCCAAggctttttattcatatttctgtcaCTCCAAGGTCTTGGCAtgacaaaacaaccaaaaatatCACACATCatagaaaacataaaatatgtatataattaTAAGCAGAAATACAAGTATCGTAACTACGATTATATGCGCAATATATACTCCTAAATCACAAAGGTCACCACATCACAAAGGTTAACGTCACAATAAACTGGCTTAACGttatttcaattcagctacTTCACCATATTAAgagctaaaaatgtattcattaacatgttcattaaaacactgtacttaagtacgattgatttctttaacaacCCCAACCGGAGAATGCAGTAAGTCTGATCCAGGTAGAAATACCACTCCATACAAGGTGCCACAATTCATGCTTTGAAATATTTAGGGCGTTATGGGTTTATTCagcacagtaatcctgctttgacaAATACCACCAGTTCAGATTGCTAGATGGCTAGCTACAGCAGATACTGTAGTTAAAATGCTATACATGCATGTAGCAACAACAGCGATAAGTCAGCAGGGTCCTCCAAGATAAGCATTTAACGTTATAGTACACCAACTGTTATTAACTAACATGAAGGATGAATGTAGGCGAAGAATGGCAAGacctcacacattaaagtgtgttcagaccacttcagatGACAGGTAATTTGACCGGAAAAatctgctagctagctacattaccTACATCACCGTGAACAAAATCACAGTACCTAGCCAACTGCCtagtaaacatgtttaaaagtGAATGACTAAATAACAAGAATCATCACCAGAGAAAGCGAAATTGACTaaatgtactacttttcctctAGCTAAAATGATGTCCATATCCACAAAATCATGACCTCATCCTCCGTCCTTACAATTAACTCAACCTTAATTTTTAAAATCCTGGATCAttgtttgaagcacatggctgtgtgtttacaatgTGTCATGGGAAGAGGTGGGGTTTGGAGTTTCAATTATTTGTGGGAAGTCTATggtccctccacacacacacattaatccaATGAGTATGTACGCTGAAGCCATTCTGATTTATCCACAGTGTAGGGGTCAACACTCTTTGCTGTACCTGTTATATTTGCTTTTACTTTTCTTGCGTGGCTATTCAATGACTGTGGCTAAGACAGCACACATTGTTCCATGTCAACAAAATGGCCTATGCAAGGCTCAAGCTGAGGTAGGCTAGCAGTTTCATATAGCCTGCCAGATCTCTCCAACAGCCTGCTTGTGAAACTAATGGTGCTGCTGACAAATGATAACTGTCGGCAACTGATAgacaatgcataaaataaaataatgtattatttgtagatatatccttaatctacgatcagaacaagttcacacaacagtctcttgacatgcacaagagaggAGTGGGGAAAATGGCATTTTTACGCACtgggaggaaccagggaggaactggccttTCACGACACAGTGTTAACTTTATGCCACGCAttcatcactgatgtacagctactgcagacaattaaaaaataaataaataaagtaggCCACTTTGGGCATCCAGTCACACAGTGCTTTGATAATGACAACATACATTTAAatcttgaataaaaataatgacttggacgaaatacaaaaaatacatattttatgaaGCTTCCTTAACTATCACATCCGTAAGGTTCAAATAGATACTGAAGATTAGAAATCGGACCAAAAAGTAACCAATTATAGATCACTCTGTGAAAGTTAGCTTtgcttatacatttttaatacaatcCTATTTCAAACGCCtgttttacagaaacatttcctcAAAAACGTAAAACTTAAAACGTTAAAACTTAACCCTCTTACATTCAATCCATTTGGCCTTATTTACCTCCgaatttcataaataaaaacactgggGGGCAGATGTGAGTGAAAAACAAGTTCAGTGAGCTCTTTCAAGAAGCCATTAAGTGTAGTCGACTGAAAATACCTTTATCCTACATTGTAATGGTAATAACATGCCGTCTCATTAATACAATGTTCAAACTAAGTTGGTTCACCAAAATATACACCCTAAGGGTAAATCTGTCTCTGGCAGtgctttggcttttcccatgctgatggttgacaaagggattttctATGCTTTTTACAACATTCTTTCACTCCAGTGAAATAGGAAGTGTTGGAATGACACAACACAggtcctttagactgagatgtactaaattaagtaaaattgtattgacaATTTCAcggtttgatttttttttttttttcagtaattgtgaagggtgccaataattttgacacctgaGATTACTTATAAGGTATATGGTTcacatatgtttgaacatgcaGGCTTTTATCTTGCAGTAATTTTTTcagggtgccaatcattctggaaCCCACTACATATTTCCAAACCTATACGTTTCTTATGGTTCCCTCGCTACTTGTACCTGGTTGCTTGGTATCCATTTTTAGCGCCTTGTAATCTTAACGTACAAGCATCCCATCATGCTAATTTCTTTCTATCTTtcgttctttatttatttatgtaactaCATAAGTAGAAACAGTCTTTGTTAATGTGTCTGTATCTGCAACCAGAAACGAGCCGCTATGCAGAGAGTGTTTTTGCACTGCAACTGTTTccagtaaatctggccctttgTCTGTTCCTATTTCACGGTAAACAAGGACGTGTATTTCTTTCACACATACCAAAATGTCATCAGTTTAACTTGATAACTCTTTAGATTTGCTGTTACTTTTGTATTGGTGTGACCTAAGTGGAAGATATCACTTCCTCTCAAGatttatacagtgcatccagaaagtattcacagctcttcacttttcccacattttgttatgttacagccttattacaaaatggaataaattcatttttttctacacacaacaccccataatgacaacatgaaagaagttttttggaaatttttggaaatttattaaaaataaaaaactaagaacatgtacataagtattcacagcctttgctcaatactttgttgatgcacctttggcagcaattacagcctcaagtctttttgaatatgatgccacaagcttggcacacctatctttgggctgtttcgcccattcctctttgcagcacctctcaagctccatcaggttggatggggagcatcggtgcacagccattttcagatctctccagagatgttcaatcggattcaagtctgggctctggctgggccactcaaggacattcacagagttgtcctgaagccactcctttgatatcttggctgtgttctgagggtcgttgtcctgctgaaagatgaaccgtcgccccagtctgaggtcaagagcgctctggagcaggttttcatccaggatgtctctgtatattgctgcattcatctttccctcaatcctgactcgtctcccagttcctgccgctgaaaaacatccccacagcatgatgctgccaccaccatgcttcactgtagggatggtattggccaggtgatgagcggtgcctggtttcctccaaacatgacgcctggcattcacaccaaagagttcaatctttgtctcatcagaccagagaattgtgtttctcatggtctgagagtccttcaggtgccttttggcaaactccaggcatgctgccatgtgccttttacgaaggagtggcttccgtctggccactctaccatacaggcctggtggattgctgcagagatggttgtccttctggaaggttctcctctctccacagaggaacgctggagctctgacagagtgaccatcgggttcttggccACCTCcttgactaaggcccttctcccccgattgctcagtttagacgggcggccagctctaggaagagtcctggtggttccgaaattcttccatttacggatgatggaggccactgtgctcattgggaccttcaaagcagcagaaatttttctgtacccttccccagatttgtgcctcgagacaatcctgtctcgaaggtctacagacaattaagctgtagaaacatctcaaggttgatcagtggaaacaggatgcacctgagctcaattttgagcttcatggcaaaggctgtgaatacttatgtacatgtgatgcACTGGATACATGGCAGGAAGGCCCTTAGCTTTGTGCCTCAGGTGACAGTACTAACCCAAGCCGGAGAAAGCTGAGAGCCTCCCACTTTTAACTTGTCATTAAGCCTCAATGCTCATTGTCCAGATCCTCTGAGTGGGCTGTCTGGCGTTTCAAATATAGTAACATTATAGCAGAGAACAAAATAGCTGTTAGCTTCAAAATAACACCGTAGGGTAAAATGCTTGCCAATGCCAAGATCAGAAATGGAGCTCTCATTGCTCAGCAACCAAGTAGGTTTAGCTTAGCTATTTCTCTTAAATGTAACTTGTGCTTTTTAGTGTATAGTAATTTCATGAATACCAGTGTATCTAGGGGGTGTTGCCATCTCTCCGCTGTTTAACAACTCCTGCTAGCTGAGCATGACATTTTCCTTCCAAATCTTTTCAAAATATGCCCGGTCATCAGCAAATCAGAATCAAGCATTTATATGAGGCGGACTGTGTGTACGAATCACACGCAGCCATTACTCCTTGTTTTGAAGCCTTGCTAGTATATAATTTgtgcatgtctctctctctctctctctctctctccctgtgccacAAAGACAGCATCATGGATCTGGGGATGGGTGGGGAGAAGGGTGCTGCGGACCTCCAGTACAGCTCGGGGTTCCAGTCCGTGCGCAGCAGCCAGACCGTCACCTACCTGGGGAAGTTTGCCTTCGACACGCCCTCCTCCTCGGGCGGGGGGCTGGCAGGCTCGGGCTGGTGCTCCGACAGCAACATCATCAGCCTGGTCAGCGCGGGGGTCCTGGGGGTGTCCCAGTCGCCCAGCAACATCACCGCGCAGAACTCGCCCGGCGGGGGAGGCAGTGGGGGCGAACTGGACCAGGTATACGGCACGGCTCTGCCGGCCTTCTCCCTCTGCGGAGACATGTACCAGGACCAGGTCTCCTTCAGccacagccccacagccccCGCCCAGCTGCCCTACCCCAGCACCGAGTACCAAGCCAACGCCAAGCCCACCGTGGACGGCGGTCTCTTCTCCGTCATTCCCGACTATACCCTCTTCCACCACCAGGGCGAGGTGGGAGGGATGGATCAGAAGCCCTTCCAATCCCAGGACCCTGGGCGTGTCAACCCCCCGCCAATCACCCCTCTGGAGACGATCCGGGCGTTCAAGGACAAGCAGCAAGTGGCGCCGGGGTTCAGTGCCGGGCAGCAGCAGGTGCACggccccaccccccctcaggCCCTCACGCTCCGGCCGGTGCGCCTACGGAAGTACCCCAACCGGCCCTGCAAAACGCCCGTCCACGAGCGGCCCCACGCCTGCCCCGCAGCCAGCTGCGACCGGCGCTTCTCGCGCTCGGATGAGCTGACGCGTCACCTGCGCATCCACACGGGCCACAAGCCCTTCCAGTGCCGCATCTGCATGCGCACGTTCAGCCGCAGCGACCACCTGACCACGCACATCCGCACGCACACGGGCGAGAAGCCCTTCTCCTGCGACTTCTGCCCCCGCAAGTTCGCCCGCAGCGACGAGCGCCGCCGCCACGCCAAGGTGCACCTGAagcagaaggagaagaaggcgGCGGACACAGCGGGCGGGGTGGggctggaggtgggggtgggggtgggggtgggggtggcaggGATGGGTCACAGCTCTCCTCCCAGCTCCTGCACCAGTCAGACCGTCACAACCTGCACTTAAAAAAAACCTCACGCTTTCTTTAGGTGGCACTGGGGCCACAGAGGActgttttccttttctcttgCCCTTCTATATCTATCTCCTTCCCActtcccactgtctctctccttcccactgtctctccttcccgctgtctctctttctcactgtctctctccttcccactgtctctctttctcactgtctctctccttcccactatctctctccttcccactgtctctctccttcccactatctctctctttcttgtccCTCGTCTCTTTATTGTCTTTGTATAATACCTCCATTAATTACAAAAGCACAGAAGACCAAAAGAGAGTATATAGAAGTTGCCCCTTTATCTTGAGTCACTGACTGCTCTATAAGTACCGACAGCTTACTCAGGAGGCTTTTTTGAGCTCTTATGGAGCGAGAACAGCACGTATTTATGGGATCAGTCGGTTTGCGTGAGAAACATGGTCAGTGTGATTACATTTAGAGGTGAATCCGTCTATTTATTTGGCAAACAGGATTACTGAACAGGACCAGTGTGCTCCTATTAGGAACAGGAACGGTATGTTCCTCTATGGACAAGGAGCAGCATGTTCCGTTTGAGAGCCAAGGGGTCCTAGTTTCTCAAAtctaattataaataaaaagagCCCAGAAAAAAGTGTGACAAGCCTTCACTGGGCTTCCTGATGGCAATATCGAGGTGTGATTTTATGCCTGTCGTTTGGCTTATCATTTCCAATGCTGTTAGAGTGTGAGGCTTCCATCCGTCATAGTCACAAAATCATACTTAAAGCTAAAAACTTAAGCAGAAATGAGAATTGGAATCGTAAAACTGCACCTATCTTATATTCTGACCAGTTATCTATCTCCTGTGTTACTTTCCATACCTCATACATCATTGTCGTTAAGGTTTTGCTTGGTAACAGGGCTTTCTGGTGCTGTCTCTATTGCTAACTTGGCTATACATGCTCTATCTTTGGTGACATTCCATATCCTGCACACTCATGAGGAGCCAGCAAATCAGTACACTTCCAACAGCTGGAAAAGGACTTCCAGTGTTAATTACCAGGAGCTTAACACTTTGTCAACATATAAAACATTTGTGGTGAAGACTGTCCTTTGGAGCACAATGGTTTTCTTGCTTCTTTGTTGATTGTCATTTGATATTTCTCCTGTGGTATCAGATTAGACGACTTGGGAAGGGACTCCAGATGCGAGTGTTGTTTGAACACACTGCTCGTGAGTGAATCATGGAAACTGTCTAAATCCCTCAATGTTCTGTTAAAAACAATTCTAATCTAAATATGACTAAAAGGAAGGATTCCAACCagtgaataaatatatttttcatgtgaaaatataaaggataaaaacaaataaatatagccactttcatgtattttattgtttgcagatattgtaaaatatttaaaacatattcatgaaatacacaaaatatttaaatgagaaCCAGATATGACATACATAAGCAACAtgttgtactgtatactgtacggCAAAGGTTCACAACTGTTGGTCCAGCAACAGTTGCAATCCAGTAATTTTAACATGTTGATTTTTCTTAatttgcttttcatgtttagagggattatttaccctctgaaGCCAAATTATGTTAGCAATAGCTATGCAacccattaaaaataaaaataccatttTCACATTGGGCTTATGGTGCTACTCTATATTTTAATCAGTTAGATATAAAGAGATAATCTTTTtatagtctttaatttgatcagttaaaaaagGTTGcagtgaatcaataggctcctaattaggtTGTTCAACACATGTTTATGTTCTTTCAGAATTGTTCTCTTAAACTTATTAACACAATACAGGTTTGGCTCAtcatcatttgctttgtctttgaataGTTTTAGTGGCCATGTTTCCACAACTTTAGCAATTTGGGGCCTATAGACTCAGCTCGACATTGCCTGACAGCAATAAGGTTGGGGGTTTGGATCTCtgctgggcctttctgtgtggggtTGGCATGTTTGTCCATAGTGTCCTTCCACTGCCTAAAAACATGAAGGGTATGCTAACTGGAGAATGTAAACTACCCATAGCTATGGTGGTGTGAGTGaagtgagtgaatagtgtgtgcaCCTTGCTATGCatcctgggataggctccagtgtcaaaccccccccccccccccccccccccccgatgggTTTGCATGCTTCTAAAAAGcgcctaattaagaaaaattaacagcttgttcaAATTGCATCTGTGGTGAAAGGCAGCATCTACAGGCGGTCAGGACCCGGACA from Conger conger chromosome 12, fConCon1.1, whole genome shotgun sequence includes the following:
- the LOC133141507 gene encoding early growth response protein 3-like — encoded protein: MTGKLVERVPTTMSSLINTISDNLYPEEDSPSSNIFTSTDSISPYSQMNTDSIMDLGMGGEKGAADLQYSSGFQSVRSSQTVTYLGKFAFDTPSSSGGGLAGSGWCSDSNIISLVSAGVLGVSQSPSNITAQNSPGGGGSGGELDQVYGTALPAFSLCGDMYQDQVSFSHSPTAPAQLPYPSTEYQANAKPTVDGGLFSVIPDYTLFHHQGEVGGMDQKPFQSQDPGRVNPPPITPLETIRAFKDKQQVAPGFSAGQQQVHGPTPPQALTLRPVRLRKYPNRPCKTPVHERPHACPAASCDRRFSRSDELTRHLRIHTGHKPFQCRICMRTFSRSDHLTTHIRTHTGEKPFSCDFCPRKFARSDERRRHAKVHLKQKEKKAADTAGGVGLEVGVGVGVGVAGMGHSSPPSSCTSQTVTTCT